One Bermanella sp. WJH001 genomic region harbors:
- the rpsC gene encoding 30S ribosomal protein S3: MGQKVHPTGIRLGITKDHNSVWYAGKDKYADQLLTDIKVRSVIEKRLEKASVSKVVIERPAQTAKITIHTARPGIVIGKKGEDVDKLRQDVTAMMGVPVHLNIEEIRKPDLDAKLVGQSVASQLERRVMFRRAMKRAVQNAMRGGAEGIKIQVSGRLGGAEIARSEWYREGRVPLHTLRADIDYSTYEAHTTYGVIGIKVWIFKGEVLGGIDEVRARAKSGGAKKQRQAK, encoded by the coding sequence ATGGGTCAGAAAGTACATCCAACAGGTATACGCCTGGGCATTACCAAAGATCACAACTCTGTTTGGTATGCAGGCAAAGATAAATATGCAGATCAACTGCTAACTGATATCAAAGTGCGTTCAGTAATTGAAAAGCGCCTTGAAAAAGCATCAGTAAGTAAAGTGGTAATTGAGCGTCCAGCTCAAACTGCAAAAATCACCATTCACACTGCCCGTCCAGGTATCGTGATTGGTAAAAAAGGTGAAGACGTTGATAAGTTACGTCAAGACGTAACTGCAATGATGGGCGTGCCCGTTCACCTAAACATCGAAGAAATTCGCAAGCCGGATTTAGATGCAAAACTAGTTGGTCAGTCAGTGGCTAGCCAGCTTGAGCGTCGCGTGATGTTCCGTCGTGCCATGAAGCGTGCTGTACAAAACGCAATGCGCGGTGGTGCTGAAGGTATCAAAATCCAGGTTAGTGGTCGTTTAGGCGGTGCAGAGATTGCACGTTCTGAGTGGTATCGTGAAGGTCGTGTACCTTTACACACACTTCGTGCCGACATCGATTACTCTACCTACGAAGCTCACACAACTTATGGTGTTATCGGCATCAAAGTTTGGATCTTCAAAGGCGAAGTCCTAGGTGGTATCGATGAAGTTCGTGCCCGCGCTAAAAGTGGCGGTGCTAAAAAGCAACGCCAAGCGAAGTAA
- the rplN gene encoding 50S ribosomal protein L14: protein MIQTQSMLEVADNSGAKRVMCIKVLGGSHRRYARIGDLIKVTVKEAIPRGKVKKGQVLDAVVVRTRAGVRRQDGSLIKFDTNAAVLLNAGQAPIGTRIFGPVTRELRNEKFMKIVSLAPEVL, encoded by the coding sequence ATGATTCAGACACAATCAATGCTTGAAGTTGCTGATAACAGCGGCGCAAAGCGCGTAATGTGTATTAAAGTACTGGGTGGTTCTCACCGTCGTTATGCACGCATAGGTGACCTGATTAAAGTTACTGTTAAGGAAGCAATTCCTCGCGGTAAAGTTAAAAAAGGTCAAGTGCTAGACGCTGTTGTCGTTCGCACTAGAGCGGGTGTTCGTCGTCAAGATGGATCTTTGATCAAATTTGACACAAATGCTGCAGTTTTGCTGAATGCAGGCCAAGCGCCAATCGGTACTCGTATCTTCGGGCCTGTGACTCGTGAACTTCGTAATGAAAAGTTCATGAAGATTGTATCACTCGCTCCTGAAGTACTTTAG
- the rplC gene encoding 50S ribosomal protein L3 yields MALGLVGKKAGMTRVFTEDGASVPVTVIEITPNRVSQVKTTETDGYNAVQVTAGSKKASRVSKAAAGHFAKANVTAGDALLEFRTDEVAELNVGDELTVARFEAGQIVDVTGTSKGKGFQGGIKRWNFSMQDATHGNSLSHRAPGSIGQCQTPGRVWKGKKMAGHMGAERVTTQNLEIVRVDAESNLILVKGALPGATGGQLIIKPAIKARG; encoded by the coding sequence ATGGCACTTGGATTAGTAGGTAAAAAAGCGGGTATGACTCGCGTATTTACTGAAGACGGCGCATCTGTACCAGTTACTGTAATTGAGATCACACCTAACCGTGTATCTCAGGTTAAAACCACAGAAACTGACGGCTACAACGCTGTGCAAGTTACTGCAGGTAGCAAGAAGGCATCTCGCGTGTCTAAAGCTGCTGCTGGTCACTTTGCTAAAGCAAACGTAACTGCAGGTGACGCATTGTTAGAATTCCGTACTGATGAAGTAGCGGAATTGAATGTTGGTGATGAATTAACAGTTGCTCGCTTCGAAGCGGGTCAAATTGTTGATGTTACTGGCACATCAAAAGGTAAAGGTTTCCAAGGTGGTATCAAGCGCTGGAATTTCTCCATGCAAGATGCGACTCACGGTAACTCTCTTTCTCACCGTGCACCTGGTTCTATCGGTCAATGTCAAACACCTGGTCGTGTTTGGAAAGGCAAAAAGATGGCAGGCCACATGGGCGCAGAGCGCGTAACAACTCAAAACCTTGAGATTGTTCGTGTAGACGCGGAAAGCAACTTAATTCTGGTTAAAGGCGCGCTTCCAGGTGCGACTGGTGGTCAATTGATCATTAAACCAGCGATTAAAGCTCGCGGATAA
- the rpsN gene encoding 30S ribosomal protein S14: MAKISMKQRELKREKLVAKYAEKREALLAIIKSPASSEEDVWNAQMALQKLPRDSSKSRLQNRCQMTGRPHGVYRKFKLSRIMIREQGMMGNIPGLKKASW, encoded by the coding sequence ATGGCTAAGATTTCGATGAAACAGCGCGAGCTGAAGCGCGAAAAACTAGTGGCTAAATACGCTGAGAAGCGTGAAGCGTTACTGGCAATTATTAAAAGCCCTGCGTCTTCTGAAGAAGACGTATGGAATGCGCAAATGGCGCTACAAAAATTGCCACGTGACTCTTCTAAGAGCCGCTTACAAAACCGTTGTCAAATGACGGGCCGCCCACATGGCGTGTACCGTAAATTCAAGCTTTCTCGTATTATGATTCGCGAGCAAGGCATGATGGGCAACATCCCAGGTCTTAAAAAGGCCAGTTGGTAA
- the rplV gene encoding 50S ribosomal protein L22, giving the protein METVAKLKSARLSAQKARLVADQIRGKSVADALNILSFSPKKGAELIKKVLESAIANAEHNDGADVDELKVSTIFVDEAMTMKRIRPRAKGRADRILKRTCHITVKVAEV; this is encoded by the coding sequence ATGGAAACAGTCGCTAAATTAAAAAGCGCTCGTTTATCTGCTCAGAAAGCCCGTTTGGTCGCCGATCAAATTCGCGGTAAATCTGTAGCAGACGCTTTAAACATTTTGTCTTTCAGCCCTAAAAAGGGTGCAGAGTTAATCAAGAAAGTTCTTGAGTCTGCAATTGCTAACGCTGAGCACAACGATGGTGCTGACGTTGACGAGCTGAAAGTTTCAACAATCTTTGTTGACGAAGCTATGACTATGAAACGTATTCGCCCTCGTGCGAAAGGACGCGCAGATCGCATCCTAAAGCGTACTTGTCATATCACCGTTAAGGTAGCAGAGGTCTAA
- the rpsJ gene encoding 30S ribosomal protein S10 → MQNQKIRIRLKAFDHRLIDQSTQEIVETAKRTGAQVRGPIPLPTRKERLTILVSPHVNKDARDQYEIRTHKRMLDIVEPTEKTVDALMKLDLAAGVEVQISLG, encoded by the coding sequence ATGCAAAACCAGAAAATTCGTATTCGGCTGAAGGCCTTTGACCATCGCCTGATAGACCAGTCTACGCAAGAAATCGTTGAGACGGCTAAGCGTACTGGCGCGCAGGTTCGTGGTCCTATACCGCTGCCCACACGTAAAGAGCGTTTAACCATCTTGGTTTCACCGCACGTCAACAAAGACGCGCGTGATCAATATGAGATTCGTACACACAAGCGCATGCTCGACATCGTTGAGCCTACAGAGAAAACTGTAGACGCGCTTATGAAGTTGGATCTAGCTGCGGGTGTTGAAGTTCAAATTAGCCTAGGTTAA
- a CDS encoding DUF3570 domain-containing protein, whose amino-acid sequence MAVTKKIKQQLTLAASALLGHEAVEAVEKDGASLYNSWNVDVGYLHYKEPDRITVDTYMAKINGSLSDKDTVKLGLVFDTLTGSTPTGALPSNDSVTVTSASGGSGGSVGGGGGTAPFDDTRLAIDASWGHEWQRLIRSNLSAYVSVEGDYTAIGGGMSIEKDTQDKAYTFTAALGGSVDKVSRSDETTPEALSNTEDAIFFGKGSKNTYDMLFGMSTVINRRTAAMVNLSHSRSLGYHTDPYKMISVADADDVSYGTRYESRPDNRERYILYTKLVHELPKSNHHLDFSYRYHTDSWDVNSHTIEMGYSFATRIKHLFTPFGRIYHQQAANFYQRTILSENIEIDDSLEFASSDPRLAEMLSVTAGLKYQYRTSATGSIDFRLAYIHRQYEDAIVYDDGTVFFTVDLGKGFD is encoded by the coding sequence GTGGCTGTAACTAAAAAAATAAAACAACAACTCACTCTTGCGGCCAGTGCATTACTTGGCCATGAAGCGGTAGAAGCGGTCGAAAAAGACGGCGCTAGCTTATATAACAGCTGGAATGTCGATGTGGGATACCTTCATTACAAAGAACCTGACCGCATTACCGTCGATACTTATATGGCTAAAATCAATGGCAGCTTAAGTGATAAAGATACCGTCAAACTGGGTTTAGTTTTTGACACCCTCACAGGGTCAACCCCTACTGGTGCCCTACCGAGCAATGATTCCGTTACGGTAACAAGTGCATCCGGTGGAAGTGGTGGTTCTGTTGGCGGAGGCGGTGGCACGGCGCCATTTGACGACACACGCTTGGCCATCGATGCCTCTTGGGGCCACGAATGGCAACGCCTTATTCGTTCAAATCTTAGTGCTTATGTATCCGTTGAGGGTGATTACACCGCCATTGGTGGTGGCATGAGCATCGAAAAAGACACTCAAGACAAGGCCTACACCTTTACTGCGGCTCTTGGTGGATCTGTGGATAAAGTCAGCCGAAGTGACGAGACTACCCCTGAAGCCCTATCCAATACTGAGGATGCCATCTTTTTTGGTAAAGGCAGTAAGAACACCTACGATATGCTGTTTGGCATGAGTACCGTTATTAATCGCCGCACCGCCGCCATGGTAAACCTTAGCCACAGCCGCTCACTGGGTTACCATACTGACCCTTATAAAATGATCAGTGTGGCCGATGCTGACGATGTTTCATATGGCACCCGATATGAAAGCCGCCCTGATAATCGTGAGCGCTATATCCTATATACCAAACTGGTACATGAGCTGCCCAAAAGCAACCACCACCTGGACTTTAGTTATCGTTACCACACCGATAGCTGGGATGTTAATTCGCATACCATCGAAATGGGTTATAGTTTTGCTACTCGCATCAAACACTTGTTTACGCCATTTGGTCGGATCTACCATCAGCAAGCGGCGAACTTTTACCAACGAACCATACTTAGTGAAAACATAGAGATTGACGACTCGCTAGAATTCGCCTCTTCTGACCCTCGTTTAGCTGAAATGCTGAGCGTTACCGCAGGCTTAAAGTATCAATACCGCACCAGCGCAACTGGCTCCATTGATTTTAGGTTGGCCTACATTCATCGCCAATATGAGGATGCCATTGTCTACGATGACGGTACCGTCTTTTTTACAGTGGATCTAGGCAAGGGATTTGATTAA
- the rplW gene encoding 50S ribosomal protein L23, with amino-acid sequence MNQERIYKVLLGPHISEKATVVADKSGQFVFRVAPDATKPEIKTAVEQLFEVKVRSVQVLNIKGKTKRTARGVGKRNDVRKAYVSLADGHDIDFADVE; translated from the coding sequence ATGAACCAAGAGCGTATCTACAAAGTTCTACTTGGACCTCACATTTCTGAGAAAGCAACAGTTGTAGCGGATAAGAGCGGTCAGTTCGTATTCCGTGTAGCACCTGATGCAACCAAGCCAGAAATCAAAACGGCTGTTGAGCAATTGTTCGAAGTTAAAGTTCGTTCAGTACAAGTGCTTAACATTAAAGGTAAAACCAAGCGTACAGCGCGTGGTGTTGGCAAGCGTAACGATGTGCGTAAAGCATACGTTAGCCTAGCTGACGGTCACGACATTGACTTCGCTGACGTCGAGTAA
- the rplD gene encoding 50S ribosomal protein L4, whose product MDINVQGGSTVTVSDAAFARDYNESLVHQLVTAYLAGARQGSKAQKSRSDVSGGGAKPWRQKGTGRARAGTSRSPIWRSGGVTFAARPRDYDQKLNKKMYRAAMQAIWSELVRQDRLVVVDSFDVEDHKTKAFTAKLAGLDLDKVLIVDSEISKNLYLASRNVPHVAVAEANGVDPVSLVSFEKVLVTVSALKKVEEMLG is encoded by the coding sequence ATGGATATCAATGTTCAAGGTGGTTCCACTGTTACAGTTTCTGATGCAGCTTTTGCTCGTGATTACAACGAGTCTCTAGTTCATCAGTTGGTAACAGCGTACTTAGCTGGCGCACGTCAAGGTTCTAAAGCACAAAAGAGCCGTTCTGATGTAAGCGGTGGCGGTGCTAAGCCATGGCGTCAAAAAGGTACTGGCCGCGCGCGTGCTGGTACTTCTCGTAGTCCAATCTGGCGTTCAGGTGGCGTAACATTCGCTGCTCGTCCACGTGACTATGATCAAAAATTAAACAAAAAGATGTATCGCGCAGCGATGCAGGCTATTTGGTCTGAGCTTGTTCGTCAGGATCGTTTAGTAGTAGTTGATAGCTTTGATGTGGAAGACCACAAAACTAAAGCATTCACAGCTAAACTTGCTGGCCTGGATTTAGACAAGGTTCTTATTGTTGATTCTGAAATCAGCAAGAACTTATACCTAGCTTCTCGTAACGTGCCACACGTTGCTGTAGCAGAAGCAAATGGTGTTGATCCAGTGAGCCTGGTTTCTTTCGAAAAAGTACTGGTAACTGTATCAGCGCTTAAGAAAGTTGAGGAGATGTTAGGATGA
- the rpsS gene encoding 30S ribosomal protein S19, whose translation MPRSLKKGPFVDHHLMAKVETALEKGDRKPIKTWSRRSTIFPEFVGLTIAVHNGRQHVPVIVSEEMVGHKLGEFAATRTYKGHVADKKAKR comes from the coding sequence ATGCCACGTTCATTGAAAAAAGGTCCTTTCGTTGATCATCATTTGATGGCGAAAGTTGAGACCGCTCTAGAAAAAGGTGACCGCAAGCCAATTAAAACTTGGTCTCGCCGCTCTACTATTTTCCCAGAGTTTGTTGGATTGACCATCGCAGTACATAACGGCCGTCAACACGTGCCAGTTATTGTGAGCGAAGAAATGGTAGGTCACAAGTTGGGCGAATTCGCTGCAACTCGTACTTACAAGGGTCATGTTGCAGATAAAAAGGCCAAGAGGTAA
- a CDS encoding DUF4266 domain-containing protein yields the protein MRVTVYLFLITCCLSGCSLFDPMFTPEDVKPWQKGILAKKQMSLQGDPIDSYVDEHIYFSKEGSTGGKSVGGGGCGCN from the coding sequence ATGCGCGTTACTGTTTATTTATTCCTCATTACCTGCTGCCTTTCAGGCTGTAGTTTATTTGATCCAATGTTCACACCTGAAGACGTTAAGCCTTGGCAAAAAGGCATTTTGGCTAAGAAACAAATGTCTCTACAAGGGGATCCTATTGATAGTTATGTGGACGAGCACATTTACTTTTCAAAAGAAGGCTCCACCGGTGGCAAAAGTGTAGGAGGTGGCGGCTGTGGCTGTAACTAA
- the rplB gene encoding 50S ribosomal protein L2, whose product MALVKTKPTSAGRRHVVKVVHADLHKGRPHSALVEKQGKSGGRNNNGRITTRHIGGGHKQLYRIVDFKRNKDGIPAKVERLEYDPNRSANIALVCYADGERRYILAPKGLNAGDQIISGETAPIKVGSTMAVRNMPLGSVIHNIELKPGKGGQMARSAGTSAQLIAKDGAYVTLRLRSGEMRKVLADCRATLGEVSNSEHSLRQLGKAGASRWRGVRPTVRGVVMNPVDHPHGGGEGRTSGGRHPVTPWGVPTKGYKTRKNKRTDKMIVRRRSK is encoded by the coding sequence ATGGCATTAGTAAAAACCAAGCCAACTTCTGCTGGCCGCCGTCACGTTGTTAAGGTTGTTCACGCAGATCTTCACAAAGGTCGTCCGCACTCTGCATTAGTAGAGAAGCAGGGTAAATCTGGTGGTCGTAACAACAACGGTCGCATTACCACTCGCCATATTGGTGGTGGTCATAAGCAGCTTTACCGTATCGTTGACTTTAAGCGTAATAAAGATGGTATCCCAGCCAAAGTTGAGCGTCTGGAATACGATCCAAACCGTAGTGCAAACATCGCACTGGTTTGTTATGCCGATGGTGAGCGTCGTTATATTTTGGCCCCTAAAGGCCTAAACGCAGGTGATCAGATTATTTCTGGTGAAACTGCGCCTATCAAAGTAGGTAGCACTATGGCAGTGCGTAACATGCCTCTTGGTAGCGTAATTCACAATATTGAATTGAAACCAGGTAAAGGCGGCCAAATGGCTCGTTCTGCTGGTACTTCAGCTCAGTTGATCGCTAAAGATGGTGCGTACGTTACATTGCGTCTACGTTCTGGCGAAATGCGTAAAGTACTTGCCGATTGCCGCGCTACATTAGGTGAAGTAAGTAACTCTGAACACAGCCTACGTCAACTAGGTAAAGCTGGTGCAAGTCGCTGGCGTGGTGTTCGCCCAACTGTCCGTGGTGTAGTAATGAACCCGGTGGATCACCCACACGGTGGTGGTGAAGGTCGTACTTCTGGTGGCCGTCATCCTGTAACACCTTGGGGCGTTCCAACTAAGGGTTATAAAACTCGTAAGAATAAGCGTACTGACAAGATGATTGTCCGTCGTCGTTCTAAATAA
- the rplX gene encoding 50S ribosomal protein L24, which produces MKKIRREDEVIVVAGKDKGKRGKVNRVLPNGRLIVAGVNMIKKHQKPNPYLGQPGGIVEKEAGIQASNVAIFNPKSGKADRVGFSVLEDGQKVRIFKSTGEQVDA; this is translated from the coding sequence ATGAAAAAGATTCGTCGTGAAGATGAAGTGATTGTTGTTGCCGGCAAAGACAAAGGAAAACGTGGTAAAGTAAACCGCGTTCTTCCTAACGGTCGTTTGATCGTTGCTGGTGTAAACATGATTAAGAAACACCAAAAGCCAAATCCATACTTGGGTCAACCAGGTGGCATCGTTGAAAAAGAAGCGGGTATTCAAGCTTCTAACGTAGCTATCTTTAACCCGAAGTCTGGCAAAGCAGATCGTGTTGGTTTCTCAGTGCTTGAAGACGGACAAAAAGTTCGTATTTTCAAGTCTACTGGCGAACAAGTTGACGCATAA
- the rpmC gene encoding 50S ribosomal protein L29 translates to MKAQDLREKSADELSVELKGLLADQFKYRMQKATGQLGQTHLLKEVRRDIARVKTIINQKAGE, encoded by the coding sequence ATGAAAGCACAAGATTTACGTGAAAAATCTGCCGATGAACTCAGTGTTGAGTTGAAAGGCTTGTTAGCGGACCAATTTAAATACCGCATGCAAAAGGCGACTGGCCAACTAGGTCAAACCCATTTGCTAAAAGAAGTGCGTCGCGATATTGCGCGCGTTAAAACCATCATCAACCAGAAAGCAGGTGAATGA
- the rpsQ gene encoding 30S ribosomal protein S17 yields the protein MAEAIVRTLTGKVVSDKMDKTITVLIERRVKHPIYGKFVKRSTKLHAHDEQNECQIGDTVSVRECRPLSKSKTWMLVSVDERATKV from the coding sequence ATGGCTGAAGCGATTGTACGTACTCTTACCGGTAAGGTCGTTAGCGACAAAATGGACAAAACCATTACTGTATTGATTGAGCGTCGCGTTAAGCACCCAATCTACGGTAAGTTTGTTAAACGCTCCACTAAGCTGCACGCACATGACGAACAGAACGAATGCCAAATTGGCGACACCGTTTCTGTACGTGAATGTCGTCCGCTATCAAAATCCAAAACTTGGATGTTGGTAAGCGTCGACGAACGTGCAACCAAGGTGTAG
- the rplP gene encoding 50S ribosomal protein L16, translating to MLQPKRTKFRKMMKGRNRGLAKGSKVSFGEFGLKATGRGRITARQIEAARRAMNRKIKRGGKIWIRIFPDKPITSKPLEVRQGKGKGNVEYWVCQIQPGRVLYEMEGVSEELAREAFTLAAAKLPVSTTFVTRTVM from the coding sequence ATGTTACAACCTAAACGCACAAAATTCCGTAAAATGATGAAAGGCCGCAACCGCGGTCTTGCGAAGGGATCAAAAGTTAGCTTTGGCGAATTTGGCCTTAAAGCTACTGGTCGTGGTCGCATCACTGCTCGTCAAATCGAAGCGGCTCGTCGAGCGATGAACCGTAAGATTAAACGTGGTGGTAAAATCTGGATTCGTATCTTCCCAGATAAGCCGATTACCAGCAAACCTCTTGAGGTTCGTCAGGGTAAAGGTAAGGGTAACGTTGAATACTGGGTATGCCAGATTCAGCCAGGTCGTGTCCTTTATGAGATGGAAGGTGTTAGTGAAGAGCTAGCGCGTGAAGCATTCACACTTGCTGCTGCCAAACTACCCGTTTCAACTACATTTGTTACGCGGACGGTGATGTGA
- the rplE gene encoding 50S ribosomal protein L5 — translation MSRLKDLYKSEVVAKLQEEFGYKNIMEVPKVTKITLNMGVGEGIGDKKQVDAAVADLEQLSGQKVVVTKARKSVAGFKVREGWPIGCKVTLRADRMWEFMDRLVDIALPRVRDFRGLNGKSFDGRGNYSMGVKEQIIFPEIEYDKVDKVRGLDITVTTTARTNDEGRALLRALNFPFRN, via the coding sequence ATGTCTCGTTTAAAAGATTTATACAAAAGCGAAGTGGTAGCCAAGCTGCAAGAAGAATTTGGCTACAAAAATATCATGGAAGTGCCAAAAGTAACCAAAATCACCCTAAACATGGGTGTGGGTGAAGGCATCGGTGATAAGAAACAAGTTGACGCTGCTGTAGCGGACTTAGAACAACTATCTGGTCAAAAAGTAGTTGTAACTAAGGCTCGTAAATCAGTAGCCGGCTTTAAAGTTCGTGAAGGCTGGCCAATCGGCTGTAAAGTGACTCTACGTGCAGACCGCATGTGGGAGTTCATGGATCGCTTGGTTGACATCGCCCTTCCGCGTGTACGTGACTTCCGTGGCTTGAACGGTAAATCGTTCGACGGCCGTGGTAACTACAGCATGGGTGTTAAAGAGCAGATCATTTTCCCTGAAATCGAATACGATAAAGTGGATAAAGTTCGTGGTCTAGACATCACTGTGACCACTACTGCGCGTACTAACGACGAAGGCCGTGCTCTACTTCGTGCACTGAACTTCCCGTTCCGTAACTAA